ATCTGGCACAGCACTGAGAGCCACTGGCCCGAAGGGACAGGTCCCCGGGAGCTGCCGggaagcagagccagggaggtGGCCCTGGAGCCCCGTGGGACTGCCCTGTGCCCATCTGCTCCAGGGCAATAAAAGGACATGGCTAGTTCCTGAGTGCCTGGCTCCCTCCATCCTGTGCCCAGGGGGCAAGGAAGCCCCTTGGGCTGTGGGTCCTGTCCCACAGAGGGGACCAGCccgagctgcaggagctgctttccCAAGCCTGGTGAACTTCCCTGAGCAACCCAAATCCTCACAGCGAGCCCCTGCAGACGGAGTTCTGTTTGGAGAGGATAAAGCACACAagtggttttgctgctgttactggactgtgtttttggtttttttttcctttgaaacctTTCCCTGCAGTCCCCCAGAGACCCCCTTGCCTTCGCCCACcctgctccttcagctgctcacaATTAGGTAGAGGCTTTTTGTGCTGCCCTCACCCTCCATTTTGTCGGGGCACCCAGGACCTATCATCCCCCCCATGATTGCCAAGGTACTGCCTGGTCCAGGCTTTCCCCCTTTCATAGTGTGCAAGTCCTTTTCTTCACTCATTTATTCCTCCTCCTCAGTTCCCAGTGTCCCCTTTCCCAGAGTCAGGCACATTCTTCCAAGTCCCACGCAGGATCTGCCTTTGGGGCACTGGGACGTGGTACCAGGTGTCCAGAGCAGGATCCCAGACCCCACCAGCCTCGTATCCCCTTGTCCAGAAATCCTGATCCCTTCAGCCATAACCAGGCAGGATTTGCTGGGCTTTCCCCTGCTTTGGTGCTACAGCACCTGGGGGAGGCACAGATGATGTGTGGAGCAGAGGATgccctggtgggtgggacatGGCTCTGACACAATAGgctcccccatttccccctctgGCAACCCCATGGAGGTTTGTGGGTCAGAGCTGGATCCCCCATCCACGTTGCCTTCCTGGCTGCCCATTCAGCCGCTGAATTTCTGATTAAGGTCAGCACAAAGGACGGAAGTGACTGATGCAGTGGCCCTGATGCTGGGAGGGTTTGGGtctgccctgagctgggagcccattgaaatgaaggaaaagagggaaggaacaggaaaatgGGGATCAGCCTTAAGGGCCGCATGTGGAGTTTCCTTGTTGAGTCTTTGTGGTGCCAGCTCCCacccttccccttcttcccactGTGTGGGGTGTGGAGCACACAGCCCCACTCTGGGACACTCCTGCACCAGTCCCCCAAACCACTGACATGGGActcctgaggctgctgcttcttACAGATCTGTAATCATtacaggcagcagcaccttggctggtgcacacacacacccacagacacacaaacccacACACACCCACCCACACACACGTACAGCTCTGTCTAAACAgtcctggggaggggacaggccTGTGACAGCCCCAGAGCAGACTCCCATCACACTCGTGCACCCAGGGGAAAGTGCTTGTGTGCATCCAGCCCTGACCCACAGCCATGCTGGCAGCACCTTCCCTGATGGGGATGCCCTGCCTCGAGCAGAGGGATGTGACCTGCCAAAGCCTGCTACCCCCTGGGAAGATGCTCTGCTCCCTGaggtgcagctccagcctctgtCCAGCTTTTGTGGGAGAAGATGGGActggtggtgctgctgaggggcagcagggacaagTAGGGCTTGGGGTCTTTGTGGCAGTCAGCTGGGACATGCAGGAGCTGTACCTGGGAGACATTTGCTGAAGGTGGAGGAGGTGATGAGAATAGGAGGGCATGGGTGGGAGCCCTGCCTGGTGAGGTTAACATCatgtccccagtgccctcctcatcctcccggTGCTTGTCCCCCTCCTGTCCTAGTGGCCTCCTCATTGTCCTCATGCCCTGGggcagcactggtgctgtttaTACTCAGAGCCAAGCGCTAGGTCAGATCCGGCCCAATGCAagtctgtctgtcctggctgacCCCTTTCAGCCACAGACAGCCCCTCACCAGAGGAAGGGGCGCAGGGACTGTGTGGGTGGGAGGCCAGggtccctctgcagccccacacGGGCTGGGGAAATGCAGGCGTAAGCGTCCCGTGAAATGCTCCATCGCTCCGGTCCGTGAGGCGCCCCGAGGGCTcggccagcccagagccctgccccGACCGGGGGGCACTggtgagagcagccctgggctcacAGGGCTGCGGGGCAGTCCCCGGCAGTCCCCGGCAGCGCGCCGTGCCGTCGGTGCTACGTGGCGATGAGGGGCACCTCGCCGGTAGCCATGGGGAAGGGGGTGCCGTCCCCGGCGTTGAGCACACGGTacagcagctcctccttctCCCGGCGAGCCTGATCCAGCAGCTGCGCCTCCTTCTCCAGCGCCCCGCGGGCGTTCTGGAGCTCCTCGGACAGCTGCCTgcgggcagagggcacaggCTGCCGGAGCCGCCCCTCTGCTCCCCGCAAAGCACCCGCGGCACCACAGGCTGCCACGTGCTCCCGCACTGCCACCTGTCCCCCCACCGGAGATGCCACCTGTGCACGGGTGGGTGGGACTTACCTCGCCATGACCAAGTGGTTCTGGGTGCGGACTTGCAGGTCCTCGTTCTCCTGCTGGAGAGTTTTCACCTTCTCCTCCAGCAGAAGGTTCCTCTCCTCCTGGAAGGGGGCATGAGGGTGAGGAGAGAGCTGGGAAACACTtctgagccccctgccacgCCATTTTGGGTGAAATGCTGACCTGGTGGCATTgcttccccatccctccccccACAGCAAGAGAGGAAGAGGGCTCCATCCAcctttgctccagctgcagttTCTGGGCAGAATTTAGGTGGATAGAGGAGCTGAAAAGAGGAAAGCCCACCTGTGACCCTCGCCCTTTCAACCCACCACGGTTTCCAGGTGCAGCAGCTTCTTGTCCAGGCCATGGATTTGCTCGTTCTTCATCTCGATGACGAAGTGCAggctctccagctcctgctcccagaagGGGCTGGGGCTCCCGTGCTCCTGCAGGGCCATCACTTGTGTCCAAGGGACCTCAACACCTCCCCAGGGCAGGCTTTGCTCCCTCCCTCAGCTGTCCTGTGCTCCCCTCTGGTTCCagccccaccctgccagggtccATCAGAGGCCCCTTGGCTTTGGGTCAGCACCCCATAGCAGGTCCCCTCCCTGACACCCCTCCCTGCACCTGGATGTGCTTCTTGTAGTCTGTTCTCAAGAGTGACTCCTCCACCCGCTTCATCCTCTCCTGGAAGGATTTCAGCTGGGAATTCAATGCCTGAATTTTCTCCTAAGAGAACCAGGGAAAAAGCAGAATGAGAGGTATCTGGGATTTCTTTCTGAGACAGGGACTGCTGGGCTGTGGTACCCAAATAACACcagggctggaagagctggCGTGGTCCCCGAGCACACCAGGCACTGAGGTGACCACTGGAGAATGTGGGCAGAACCAGCAGGTGGTCCACAAGCCCCCCCTCCCCATGGATTTCTCTGCTGATACCTGTAAGGCTGCCTCAGACCTGTGGTGGGactctgtcagcagcagcttctcctgctcatgtgctccctggagctctgtggaGGAACATGAGCTGAGTGCCACcagtgtggggacactggggcagCGGGCCCCACCTGAGCCCCACAGCAGTGGAGAGCAGGGAACAGCATCCCCATGACCCCACAGGCAGCCAAAGGGACACGGCAGTAgcggggagaggggaggggagctgcagggagccctgctgccctggcacgCACCTTGCAGGGTTTCCGTGTGCTCTCTCCTCAGGGCATCAAGCTGTTccttcagctccagctcttttcccttttccacctgggaaacagttggatGAGAAATCTCAGTGCAAGGGATGCAGAGCTTCACTGCTTTGGGCTTCCTTGCCCTTTCATAGACCTGCCCTCCAAAAAATgggagagcccagcccagcacgtGCCAGGAAAGACCAGGCTGGTGACATGCTCcatgcccagctgctgcctccagcagcaccagcccttcCAGCTCACCTGGATCTCAGTGTCTTGGGAGATGCTCGCAGTGCCTGCCTGGCCAGCATCCTGCAgccgctcctcctcctcctcctggcctTGGAGGAATCTCGCACTGTCCGTCCACTCCTCTGCCCGCGCTGCCTTCTCCCCATGCTCAGGAAGCAGGGAGGCATTGGCTGCAAGACAAACACGGCTGaaacagccctggctgcctccctCTGGCTGGGCTGCCTGCACATCCTGGGCAGCTGAACCTGCCAGTGCCGTGGGCTGGGTTCAGCACTACCCTCTTCACACTGGAGAAACACCTCCCTCCGTCTCACTGGTCCAAATTAGCCCTAATTGGGATGGTGCTGGCAGGCTCAGAGAGGACACAGAGCTTGTCAGGTCTCCTTTTCTGGGGATGACCTGTCTGACTGAGAGGAAGGGATGCCGCTGTCTCTGGGATGCTCTGTTTGCCCTCCTGCACCAGCATGCACCtacatcatcctcatcctccctggTGCCATGCTGGGGCCTGCCCAGTGCTTCCTTAATATCGCTCTGAGAAAGCAAAGCAGGcggaaaacatttttttttctcaccattCTGTGTCTTCAAGGCCGAGAGCTCCTGGGAAGccgatcccctctgctgctgggctttTAGCTGTCTCtggcagagagagaggaggctggagcagaggggaacAGTCGGGCaggtggctgcaggcagagaacaCCCTGTCCTGAGCCTGCATCAGCTCTGCTAAAACACAGGTCCTCGGGGAGCAGCAGTCCctcccagagccctgccctctcccagcaccCGTGGGTGTGCATGTACTGCCCATCAGGCAGCCTCAAGCTCATGCCAATTCCCTCCATCCCAGACAGTTCACCATGTGGCATTCAGCTGGAAAACCTGGGGGATGCCACCCTCACTGACATGGTGCTGGTGCAAAATGGGCCCCAGCAGCAAAACTTTTGGTGGGGGAGAGCAGGCAGCACTTGGCAGGGCTCCAGCTTTGGCACTCCCTtgcccctctcctcctgtcctggGATGCTCAGGTCAGTCTGGTCCCTGGCACCTTGCAGCTCCCCAGACACACGCCTCTGCCAGGGCCTTAGACAGATGGGCTTTgacacagctggagcaggagtgagaaatgaaaaataaccatAAATCAGACCATacagcccctgtgcagggctggcagcaggcgAGAGCAGGCGGCGGCCAAGCAATGACCTCAGGAGCGCAGGAATGTGCTGCACAGCCCCGCACTCCCGCACGCTCCCGCTGCTGCCACGGGGCTGAGATAACCCAGAGCCGGGAGCTGCCTCCAGCAACACAGCTCCGTGGGATGCCTTCCAGCCCTGCATGGGTTTAATTTAGTCACTTGgaggggagaagaggaaaaaaaaaaaaaagagtggatATATTTTTATCAGTTGCTGAAAGATAGAAGCAAATCTTGCAGGCTCTCACGGCTCGGCCTCGCTGGTGCAAGGCAAATGTGGTCCCTGATGCCCATCACTGAGCTGGGCTTCTGGGTATGGCATAGATGCACGAGAGGCAAGAAAATTCACCTGAAGACACGGTGCTGCCCTCCAGCCCCCGGCAGAGCTGTCCCTAAAAATCCCAATCCCTAAGgaaagcagccctgctgcctgcgGGACCCGCCGGGCCGGCTGCTCCCCGGCTCGGCCCCGCGCACAGCGGCGCGGCCAAATACAGCCCGGATTAGAGAGCCTGGCTTGGGAAAAAAGCAAGGGAAAGCAAAGAGACGTCCCTGTCTCCGCCTCCACTGCAGCCCCCCTTCTGGAGCGGGAGGGAGGCGCAGTTCCAGAGAGCAGGAGAACTCCAAGCCTCTGGGAAGCCACGGCTTTATCTTCCCTTCTATGGCATGAGCAGCCACAGCGTTGAACGTGGCCCAGGCGAGGGGGCGAGGAGGCACCCGGCAGAGTTCACGGGGCTTGTTCTCCTTGTCCATGTAGTTCACCCTGAAAGCACAGGGTGCTCTGAGATGCTGCTGAATCCTGGCACACCTGACTACAAGGTGTTCCCAGGAATCCTCTCCTGTCCCCTGACACACCTCGTGCCAGCGCGCATCTCCCTGGTATTTAACGTAGCAGTGTCCTGTGATGGGTTTTGAAGTTCGGGGGATGGGGGGCGAGGGAAGAGATGAATGAGACAATCGAGGCTCTGCAGCCATGAGGGCATCATAGGAGTCCCAAAAGGCCTCCTCCCCACACCCCATATCCTTTTTTGCACTGCAACAAAGCAAAGGCTGTGTAGAAGGACCCTCCTGACAGGTGGATGACACACGCCTCAAGGGTTTTGGATgatctcagcagagctgagagcaggATGCTGTTACCACCTCCAGGAGggaccccaaaccaaaccacctCTGCTGCATTTGTCCTGCTCACTAGCATAAGTGATGCCTAAGGACAGAGAGCCCAGGGCTGGTCACCTCCATAGCACAggcactgtccccagcacaCACCCAGGGAATCTTCACCTCTCCCgcacaccccaaacccagcaggatGGGACCTCAGAGCCCTTCAGCCTCTAAAGGAAGATTATTTGAGACACCAGCACTGAACTCAGAAATAGGTGAAGCGAGGAACAGGTTCACCAGCATCAACAGACAAATCTAAATACTTGCCCTGAGGCTATGAGTGAGGCATCTTCCTACCTCTAGGAGCAATTAAAATAGCGTCTAGAGCTAATTTTAGTCATAAACACTCAATTGTCCTTTGGAATAAAAGCTCCACCTCTGGGGTGAACAGCAAAATTTGGCTGAAAGCTCTGAAATATGGAGGGACTTTCCACTGTCACTTCCAGAGAAGCTTTGTGGCACCCGAACCTCTGGTATCGCCTGGCGCATTTTGGAGAGCTGGAAAATCATCCTGGAATTCACAGTGTGTGCAAGGAGCAGGTTGGGAATTGCTCCAGCTGGAACAGCTTTGGCCAGGGGAAGAAACAGCCTGATACATCCTGCAGGTGGGGGCCATCCACAGCGTAGCTTATCCTGTAAGTTCTTGGAAACCTCTGCCAAAAATACCTTCCAGCTatgaaaaaaccaaaagtatCTACATTCTTAGAACTAAATATTTCTAATAGTCTGGAGCAGAACTGTTTATGGATGGATTAATAGGGATTTCCAACAGGACCTGAGTCATCTCCAAGGGTTCTGAGATGAGGAGCACCAGTGTAGAGCAAGCTGGCACAGTGTGGGCAGCCGAGgtggctgcagcctctgcttcaGCTCGTAGTGTGAGGTGGGGTTTTGgactgtatttttcttcctcttttcctgttttacaaGTACATTAAGCAATTCAACCATGCAACCTAGCAAAGGAAATCACAAAGAGGCAGGAAATGAGTATTTAAATCCTgactctgctcctggggaggagGCTTTGCTTTGTGGCTGTGGAGTAGGGGGCCAGGATTTGGTCCATGAGTGTAACACCTCCCAGACCTGCAGCAGATGCTCAGTGCTGCCAGAGCAATGCTGGCAGGTCCGTAGGACCTGTCTTTAaccctgctgctgtgtttcctCCAGTGATGGTGATGGTTGTGTTAGGAGGTGATTATCACCTCTCCTACAGTCAGATCTGTGCCGCAGACCATAGGCAAACACTTCACACTGTTGACAGCCCCGAGTTTTGCATTCTGGCCCTTCCCTGACTCCTGGTGCTACCTACAGTTCCCAGcacttcaaaataaattcaccccagccctggaaggCGGCCAAGCCTCAGCCCCAACCTTTTGGGAAGGCAACTTGGCCTCTCTCACGCCAGGAGCGTGACCAAAGCATGAGTGGCCAAGCACGGGTGGATGGAGCTGAAGGGGAAGGAAACCCCAGGGGCAGCGCCcgcagctcagggctgggttctctctgtgcctcccttatcaccctgctgcctgcagactgGTGCCAGGGAAGGATGAGGCTGCCAAGGAGCCTCCCCcggggcacacactggctccTGGTATGTCATCCACCCACCAgacccagcccagcaccagctcctcaAGGTCACCTCAAAGCTGGGACTGGCCTCAAAAgcctctgcagcccccagccccattaGAGTCCCCAGCCCCATGACCTGCACATGGCTTCTGGCTGGGCTTGCCCCTGGGGTTTGAAGTCTCCCCTAACCCCAAGAAACCTCAAGGGAGCAACTCTGCAAGTCCACCCATCAGCAGTGGGAGGTGAAGGTCTCCCATCCTGCCTTTTGGTACTCTGGACATGAGAACATGGGCAGGAGTGGCCCCGTGCATGCCCTTACGCCTTTTAGCCATCATGGGGATTTTAGGTGCTGCTTTCAGAATGACTTCcagtcacagcagcagggctgtttATGGGTAATGACTGTTGgggagcagtgacacagggctgtgcagaggagCTCGAGAGCGGGCAAGTGCAGGAAGGGAGACGTCTGTAGGCAAATGACAAATTTCCGTGTTTCGGTAAATGTGGGGCTCTCAACACCTGGGGCCTTGGGGCTGTTTCTCCCTGTCCTATGCCTGTTCTTGAGAGCTCTTAGAGTCACAAACCAGCCCAGAAATATCTGATCTTATAGGTCATAGCAAAGAGTGGGATTTTTTCCATGATGTGGAGAAGC
This portion of the Vidua macroura isolate BioBank_ID:100142 chromosome 15, ASM2450914v1, whole genome shotgun sequence genome encodes:
- the CCDC69 gene encoding coiled-coil domain-containing protein 69, which gives rise to MGCTGSALRCCPVGAERQLKAQQQRGSASQELSALKTQNANASLLPEHGEKAARAEEWTDSARFLQGQEEEEERLQDAGQAGTASISQDTEIQVEKGKELELKEQLDALRREHTETLQELQGAHEQEKLLLTESHHRSEAALQEKIQALNSQLKSFQERMKRVEESLLRTDYKKHIQEHGSPSPFWEQELESLHFVIEMKNEQIHGLDKKLLHLETVEERNLLLEEKVKTLQQENEDLQVRTQNHLVMARQLSEELQNARGALEKEAQLLDQARREKEELLYRVLNAGDGTPFPMATGEVPLIAT